The stretch of DNA CATAGAGCATGAATTCGACACTTTTTTTTTGATTCGGGAACTGAGGAGGCGAGatgagtaagtagagaagagatGCGTCGAGTCGTATTTTGGTAAATGCCCTCAACACTAAAATTTCCGTTTAAATATCCATCTCTACCACTTGTTGTCCTCAGATTTTCATTACCCAAGAAATATTTATTATCACAAACCATATTTTTTTTAATTCATGACATAGTTTAGACTTTGATTGTTGCTTCAATATTTGAAAGTTTGCTATTATTGTCTTTTGCTTGAAAGGTAGTGAGATATTTTAAGTTTGCTACTCCCTAGTATTATTGTTCGACGAGCTCCCACACCGTCGTCTCCAGGCTGCCGCCGGCCTTGGGGAGGGGAGAGGAAAGGGGCAAAATGAAGGAATCTCCCGCACTCGTTGAACCAAAGGAACCGTAATCGTTGTTTGGGAGAGGATAGAACAACATAATTCAAATTGGGCGCTGATCAAAATCATACACACCTGAACATATCAGCATATTCACAAATCAAATTGAATATGAACTCTCGTTCTGATCAGATTCAGAGATATCTCTCCCATTATCTATGAACATATTCAGCATGTTAAACCATGTTGAATCAAGTACATGAATGGAGATCAGTTTTCGAGGGAAACTACATGATTTACAACACAAGTGTTCAAAATTCCTCACCGCCATTTGGCTAACAATATAATAATAGCCTCTACACCTCCCTTTTATATAGGACGCGGTAGGCCAATCATACACTAAGATAGCCTTCCTCTTCCAAAATTAAGATGGGGATGACTACTCATGCTATCTGTCATCAGAAGATGTGAATGGAATGTCAAATGTTACTTTGCTCAAGTACTAATGATTACTCTActtggaaagaaaaaagaacctTCCAACGAATTCTACCAAAAGAAAGTTGCCATCATTTTCAGAGGATAGCGTTGGGTGGTTCAAAACATTTTCCAGCACTTCGTTTCAACAGGATTTCGGGTAATCAATCCGCTGACCTGCTCTGACATTCTCCAACATTTTCCTGCAAAAGCTAATACACAATACAAAAATTAGTGAACGAACATCATGGTCCCAAAAGACAACGAGAAAAGAAGGCAAACCTTGCTACAGTTGCTATCCATGCTCTCTCATGCCTGTATTTCAACCATCTTCTTCGCACGTTTCCTCTTGGTAGGTTTCGCGGTGTCACTGGTAACTTCGGTGGCCACAAGTTTTTTAGCAGGTAGCTGGCCAATAAAGAGAACATTCTGCGCCCAACCAGCATACTCGCCAAATTTGGCTACAAATGCATCGGCAACAACAATGCTCAGTTTTGGAGTCAGGCTCTTGCCAGCTAGCTCAGGCAACATATATTGTGTAGCAACCTGTGTAAAATCCACATGGTTAGGGTTTGAAGACTCAAACAAAATAGGCTTTCAGATCATCCAGAGAATCTTTCTTGACACTGCATCCTCAAGGTTCAAATGTATTTTTGATACCACACAAGTTGTTGTCATTTCTGAACAGAACTTTCATTTTGTATAAATTTCAGTGGCGATTGGTTACTTCACCCATTTCAAAGGATGAAAATTTTATTTCCCAACAACATAACAATTTGGTATTGGTACATCCATCACCCCATGAAATTTAAGCATGATCAGCTTAGGAAATGCATAACATGTTACCATGGTCCAAACTCTTACACTTCATCTAGGTGAAGCCTTCAACTTGTTGCTAACCAACAGAAACGGACTATCATAACTAAAACCAGCCCATCAAAACCACCGAATTTTGTGAGAATGGACAAAGAGTAGGTGGAAAGGAACATCAGATTAAGCCATTTTTACAGCAAGAATACAATGGTTAACCAGACAAAGCATACCTTCCAGACATGTGTGTCAACAGGAATAGCCTGATTCTTATCAAGAGAGAACAGAGCGATGCAGGCTGCAACTTTTGGACCAACACCTGGCAGCGTACAAAGACCCTCAATTACCTCCGGAAGTTCCCTGTCACGCAGCAAGGCAAGCCATTTTGCGCCTCCACCAGGCTTGGCCATCAATTCTTTAGCAGTGCCAACAACATACTTTGCCCTGCTCATTCGTAGGAACAGAAACATTTTCTCAAATCAGTTTAGTGTAAGTATCTAGTAATGCTGCATGAACTACAGATACTCATAACTGAGATATGATTCAGACAATCTATCCAAAATCAGTAATTGTATGTGTGAGGTTGTTTTTCCACAGTTGAAATTTATGCACACAATTAGACAAATGTGATACTGAGATTCTTCAGTACATTCATACATGTAAGACAGTAGGAAGTAGGATATCAATACCATCATCACTAAACAAGAATACAACTGCTCATCGCTTGAATTATTGAATAATCAGCCCCCTGATATGGCCACCCATAGCACAGGATTTTCATTTCTCAACAAACACGACAGGTGGACATATCTGGATGCTAAACAGAGTACATTAAGGACTACCTATAACTGAATTAACAGCAAGTAGATGGAACCATGTGCCACACAACACAAGCTGAAATAACAATTAGTTCATCTCAAGACAATGACGCTACAACAAAACCAGACTAGCTGTGCTGAATTCAACACAAAAAGACTGCCAATGCTTAGAGCGTAGCATAAATTGTACTCCGTATATAACTAAGAAGATAGATACAGTACACACGAGGCAGGAACTGACGGACCTGTACCCAAACCCAGCCTCCCGAAGCTCCTGCTCGGACACCTGCGCGAGCCGCTCGACAGTGGGGAACCGGTGGAAGACGAAGCCGCCGACCTCTCCGAGCCGCTCCCCGTATCCGGCCAGCGTCCAGACCATCTTCTCGATCCGCGCGATGTTGTTGTTGGAGGAGCAGAGGAACTGGAACAGACACTCGACCGGGTCCTGCCTGAGCACCCGtgcgccaccgccgccgagcCGTGCCGCGACCTCCGCGAAGCGCGCATCGGCGGCGGTGAACCGGACCCAGAGGTCGGTGAGGGGGACGGCCGCGTTCAGATAGTCGCACAGCGCGGCCCGGGCGGTGGCTACGGAGGGGGAGGCGGGGTCGCCGTTGtggaggaggaaggcgaggcggtCGTCGTCGGAGAGGTGGGAGAGGGAGACGAGGTGCGGGCCCACGGCAGCGGTGAATCGGAGCGGGGAGAGCGAGGTGCGGCGCCAGAGGAAGGTCTGGCCGGTGGGGAGGGTGAGCGGGAGGGAGAGCTCGGCGAGGGAGAGGGGGAGCGGGTGCCACTCCTCGCCGGCGAGGGttaggcggcggcgggcggggggAGGGTGCTGGTGGGTGGTCTCGGGCTTGGGGGTTTCTGTGGGTGCGGCCGGCGGTGGGGTGGAGGAGAGGAGGGCAGGGGAGGACGGCATCGGCGGCCTGACGGTGCGCTGGCGGCGAGGAGGCAcggcggaggcggcgcggggGAGGAGCGGGGGACGCATGGTAGGGGGAAAACCGTAAGCTCAGCACGAAGGCGGAAAAGCGCGGTAACACATTCTCTTCTTCGCCTGAATGTACCGTTGGACGCATCCTGTTGCTCGACGCGGCTTTTTTACCGTTGGACGCATCCTGTTGCTCGACGCGGCTGACGCTCGTCACAGCGAGCAGTAACTCTACTATACCAGTCTGTTATGCATATGATATTAATCTAAATTATTATCTTTATAGTGCAAAAAAAAACATAATAGTAATGTTATAGTTGAATTCATTTATTAACTTGTAGGCTCATCTTCTTTTAGGAAGCGTTgggttacagtaacatattatgttggGACTTTAAACACATCTTTTCTCATTAAATAaatgccacataagcaaactcATTTTGGACTGCACTGTGTTACTTGCTAAGTTACCCCCACTATAACTAGCCTAATGTGCAGTGGGCAGTCCCCCAGTGCAGAGTAGGCCTTGATCTTTTCTTTTCCCTTCAGAAAGAATAGATATTTGTAAAATATAAAAAATTCACCGGAAGATAATTAATTAAAATTACATCGAAATTTTTGGATCACCAAACGACCACTACCTCTAACCATTGTCACTGCTTCCATACCGGACCTGGGCTAACATTGTTGTTGACTGCCAGAAAGTCTTCGTGTGCGTGACTCAAAGGACCGATGCCCTGGAGCCGTAGTCGCCATTGTTTTTTTAAAGGAGGAAGAcctcggcctctgcatctgggcgatgcatgcagccactttattaattattcataaAAGACCGTACAAAGAAATACAACAGTAAGTCTGAAGCCACCGTCTAAGCAACATCTGTCGCTACTCATATCCAGTTGATGAAGGAATGCTGATAGTTCGGGCCTAATACCACAGACCACGCAGTcaagcctaacatctaagacctgaggccCCAACCAAGCCACTTGCCGGGTATGGGGCACACACCGGTCCGACGCGCTCTCAGAAGCCGCCACCGCCAACTGCCACCACTCCATCTTCAGAGTTGTACTGACGCATCATCCTTGCCCAGTCTAGCTGCCGTCGACACCACTATGGCGCCTAACATCACCACCTCCCTACGCGCGAACTGCTTAGCACGTCGCGGTCGCCGCTGGTACACCTCAGCACCAAATGCCGCCAAGTACCACCAGCCGACACAACTTGAAGTATTTGGAAGatctgtcgtgcgtagcacctACCGGTCAGGCATGACAAAGCGTAGTCACCTGTCGGccaggcatgacttgacatctccaTCGAAGCTCCGTGCAAGACGAAGCCACTCCACCTCCTACCTCTGACTTTCAGCGCTGCTCCACAAACGATACTCCCAAGAGAGAAACGACACCACAGTGCCGCCATCGTCCGATCTGGAAAACCAGATcatagggtttcccccggagcagCATGAGTGGGTCGACGGTAGTTACAGAACGACGCCTTCATCAAGGTAACGGTGCAAAACGCCACCATCGTCCGCCATCGGCTCAGTTTTCACCGGCAACTATGTCTCCCCGACTTGTAGCCGGGACTAGATTACAGATCTCGTGATCCGATCATCCAGACTCAGGTCGACCACCTCCGACGTAGGAGATGACCACCACCGCCATAATCCTCATGATGCGATGCAGACCCAGAGTGCTTCAGCGAGCCGTCGCCGAATCCGACGagatgtgataacccacaagtataggggatcgcaacagttttcgagggtagagtattcaacccaaatttattgattcgacacaaggggagccaaagaatattctcaagtattagcaggcgagttgtcaattcaaccacagctggaaacttaatatctgcagcaaagtgtttagtagcaaagtaatatgatagtagtggtaacggtagcaaaaggtaacggtagcaaaagtaatatttttggtgttttatagtgatgataacaatagcaacagaaaagtaaataagcaaagaacaatatatggaaagctcgtaagcaatggatcggtgatagagaattatgccggatgcgatcgatcatgtaacagtcataacctagggtgacacagaactagctccaattcatcaatgtaatataggtgtgtattccgaatatagtcatacgtgcttatggaaaagaaattgcatgacatcttttgccctaccctcccgtggcagcggggtcctattggaaactaagggatattaaggcctccttttaatagagtaccggaccaaagcattaacacatagtgaatacatgaactcctcaaactacggtcatcaccgattagtatcccgattattgtcacttcggggttaacggatcataacacataataggtgactatagacttgcaagataggatcaagaactctcatatattgatgaaaacataataggttttctgaaatcatggcactcgggtcccggtgtcaaaaccggcggatctcgggtagggggtccacactgtgcgtctaggccggatggtaacaggaggcagggacacaatgttttacccaggttcgggccctctcgatggaggtaaaaccctacgtcctgcttgattaatattgatgatatgggtagtacaagagtagatctaccacgagatcgaagaggctaaaccctagaagctagcctatggtatgattgttgatgtgtatgttgtcctacggactaaaaccctccggtttatatagacaccggaggggttagggttacatagagtcggtacaatggtaggagatctacatatccgtatcgccaagcttgccttccacgccaaggaaagtccacGGACACGGGACgtaagtcttcaatcttgtatcttcatagtccaacagtccggccaaagtatagtccggctatccggacacccctaaatccaggactccctcagtagcccctgaaccaggcttcaatgacgacgagtccggcgtgcagattgtcttcggcattgcaaggcgggttcctcctccaagtacttcgtagaagattttgaacacaaagatagtgtccggctctgcaaaataagtttccacatattgccatagagagaataatatttacaccaatctaatctgttgacgtattccatagcgtgacacaccacggccaagcctttatccgagtcgtttcattattccacctcagcgcgttatgcgaggcggtttcctaggcatgtcttgttaaagcagagatcgtgtccccttatcccgggattctcatcaatatgggcgtgggtaacccaaccgcgccattgattacaacgcttggagataagcgagttttaccgggctggtggggacatgtagttgcgtccacccatataacgggataaggatccaccttttcacctacgccttcttcctccttcacctatccattcttgcgcacttgagctccagcgcccaagtccgcacttctcacctcaacctcctccagccatgtccggagcgggaggcaagtggatggtctccttcgtcacggagggacacatcaaaaaactgaggaaggccggatacctgtctaacaaCATCGTgtaccggctccccgaaaaggggcagctcatccccacccctaggccccatgagagggtggttttcctcccccatttcctccgcggactgggcttccctctccacccatttgtccgggggctcatgttctactacggcctggatttccacgatctggccccgaacttcgtcctcaacatctcagcgtttatcgtcgtgtgcgaggccttcctccgcatccgcccccatttcggcctatggctcaagactttcaacgtcaagctgaaggtggtgcacggcaaccaggcggagtgcggaggcgccatggtgggcaagatggccaacgtcctatggctcgagggctcctttgtggagaccctgaaggggtggcaatcggggtggttttacatcatcgagccgcgcgacgttgaatgggtcgcaccccccgagttccgatccggaccccctacgcggctcacctcctggaaggagacgtgCCTGTCTTGGGgaaaaaaaggagagctgaccggactccaaacatgcatccaaaccctggcggacaagaagctcaaacttgtcaacgtagtccaaggttatgctcatccgcctgatcctcccgtgtcaacaacgggctttcaacctgtgggagttcgacccggcgcggcaccaaactctgagcaggctctttgacatgacgtacgaagatgcctggaaggtgcttttcaaaggcgccgaggctcccgcatccgctaccaaggatcgcggattcagtgcgcagcgtcacgctctcaAGGTAAgctattttttttccttttacagggtatcagtttttcatagtttgactccatgcgagatctaagctcccttacctttgacaggattggcaggtgacgtccggacagatcaattgtccggctcctttgcccaaaggcccagcggacgctcgcttgcgaagctgctggttccggcaccctatgtggtgccggagaagaaggccgacgAAAAGGCCGCGGGACTCGAAAAGAGCTCCCGGCGCCAgagaggtgtcggatccatcatccgatggttccgagcgcattcctcccgtgaagacgcaggaggaagaagaggagagcctctccccctccagcgggaggagagaagaaaaagGAGGCCGCCCTCTCTAGAGGCCGGAGGGGTCCagaggggaaaacccttcctccgactactccaccgacgccgatggcggagaggagtggcagcccagggccaagcccctggcaaaatcataagtatccggataaccagagtaattcatagtattcgtatttgcacagctttcccttacgtcgaatatgtttatgcagcccacccaaagaccgctcgacgcgtcgtcgagcggctcactggactcgtcggatgtgaattcgcttccgacggcttcctccccccgccctacggacgacaccgaagtgttgtcccaacaggttccaagccgggaggaggtggtcctggaggcaccgcaaggcgacctcccggactccaggagtaaaggggatgaaaccccccagggctccaagtccggctctaggccggacaccgctccggaaccttcaaaggttccagagtccggcgggggacctccttccaagaggagcaagtccaccgtgccgacggtccccgtccaaccggaggcgccgaacaatatgttggaggcgctccaaggcgcctccatcgatgaggagcactgcgctattatgagtgtggtggtccagaatgttcagtccgccaagagcggactgactgaagctgtactagccttttgacaggctttgaggtaagtaaagaatgtgtaaataatagtaccgcatagacagtagccccttgatgctctgtttggcgttcgggaagaaaatccgaatagaggatcaaatagaattcacaggagtctaacaaaatgagtcaatatgcacatgcaggcttccctgcttgcgtccgccgcactgactgcggaagtggacacgctaaagcagaacctcgagcggtccgagcaagagctcggcgtgccaagaagcagctcgaggacaatgaaggtaagaaataccttgtttttaaatatatataaaaaggtgcaattgcaaagaatgacaggattatcgtggctattttaggggccacgtctgaagtggcgacccttaagcaagcgctggtcgaggccgagaagagggtggcctcggagcgcaccgagcgggagaagtatgaggccgaggttggcaaggtgcggcaggagctccaagctctcatggaaaaacatgagagtttggagcttgactcaaagacgacgagcgtccgagctcgcgcagtggctattgaaaatgccaagtctgccaaggccatcccagaagaccctccaggagttggatgaggtgaagaagatagcggcgggtaaggcattctttatgcaaagagAACACagaaacgtgagttacttgttacttacccaaatccggagctctccaggagcgttcgcagatcttccccggagtgtgtccgatgctgccgcattctatcgagccgaggagggtagctcgacagagaaggtgttctggtctcagtatgctgaggccggacaccccgtgcccctgagcgaccagctgaagcaactggtcgagctccacaaggcggccgaacaggccatgaagggcctcattgttcagctgtggcctggaggggctctgcctgggagctatttcgggctggtgcggcggttggtggaggcctgtccaaggctcgaagtcatcaagcgctccgtctgcattgaagatgcccgtagggcccttgcccgtgctaaggtgcactggggcaagctggatgctgagaagctggtgaaggacgggccaccgccggggaaagagcatcgcaagcccgagaattactataaggatgtcttgaagggtgcctgccttgtggtggatgaatgttctagggatgtaatttttgagtgaaacttgctcgttttgtcttgtgcgctgaaaacttgtttatacACGCTAagaaatgctgttggaatttaaaatattaccttctgtgcggctgtttatcaattttgagagatggcgagtcgtcggcttctgcccccgtgccgctagtgctggggtgttcggggataaacctgagcgctctttttcccatgtttgggtccttcgagggaggcgctcagcccaacgaacaaggcaatcggactataatgcgtgaacactctcacttagccatagaattctataattttaaattttggcgaagcccctggtattcggaagatcgagttcagggcgctatccacgccttggccggacagagctggctcctcgccctaagcggcataagtctttagggactcgaaaaacctcttgaacagtgaccagctctcgcttcatcatgacagtcagttttagctttctccactgaggtgctcgacccagctcaactggggcacaatcacagtggttctcctagtgctaccttagccgatatagcggaacgtaaggcaccaaaacataggagccgggcaaacccaactattgacccaagacatgatttggagccgatgcatataatgctatacgttcggggtgctgcacttgttaaagtgttcagacttctcacaccatattgagggggtactaaagcccctgacgtattttggccgtaccaacgtgtacgggtgcaacatgtcgttaaggaacatatataaagaaaaaaggtaatgcaaaaatagatgaaagctatgcattgtttattaaaaagggctgcgatcaaagcagaacgatacaaataatgcgataagtggaaggttggactagttaacatgtccgttccaggggcaagctgcgaatagtatgcggaacaggtatactgctcgtgatagagaccacctgggagttccgtactgcggcgtggcttgtctgcttccctggttcttgcatcgtttgtgcggcaattgaactgccgaacaggccttccgaaggatggagtcctgaaagtaagagaaaattaaaaaaaatcggcagcccctggtacggtttaagccgtatttttgggcgtgccgtgatggtgcccctcccctgtacccatggtatctctagagcgtagttatgtacgcgaagtactggcgtcgcctttttgcgagggttggggttggggccgcattgctacgcctgctcggatcgtgccaggcggtcttgttgtaggttactccgggcgcttgacggtgtccgtcgtttagtggccggactggagaactgcctggagaggctgctttgtacttccgctgcaagggccgccgtgtgctcctccgttcggagggagcgttcggtgtttccattgaccgtaattactcctcgagggcctggcatcttgagcttaaggtatgcgtagtgcggtaccgcattgaacttagcgaatgcggttcgcccgagcagtgcgtgataaccactgcgaaacgggactatgtcgaagattaactcctcgcttcggaaattatccggagatccgaagaccacttcaagtgtgactgagcctgtacagttggcctctacacctggtattacgcctttaaaggtcgttttggtgggcttaatcctcgagggatctatgcccattttccacactgtatcctggtaaagcaggttcaggctgctgccgccgtccataaggactctagtgagatgaaatccgtcaataattgggtctagaccaatgcggcgaacccgccatgacggatgctagtgggatggtcccttcgatcaaa from Triticum urartu cultivar G1812 chromosome 3, Tu2.1, whole genome shotgun sequence encodes:
- the LOC125542659 gene encoding N-glycosylase/DNA lyase OGG1, which encodes MRPPLLPRAASAVPPRRQRTVRPPMPSSPALLSSTPPPAAPTETPKPETTHQHPPPARRRLTLAGEEWHPLPLSLAELSLPLTLPTGQTFLWRRTSLSPLRFTAAVGPHLVSLSHLSDDDRLAFLLHNGDPASPSVATARAALCDYLNAAVPLTDLWVRFTAADARFAEVAARLGGGGARVLRQDPVECLFQFLCSSNNNIARIEKMVWTLAGYGERLGEVGGFVFHRFPTVERLAQVSEQELREAGFGYRAKYVVGTAKELMAKPGGGAKWLALLRDRELPEVIEGLCTLPGVGPKVAACIALFSLDKNQAIPVDTHVWKVATQYMLPELAGKSLTPKLSIVVADAFVAKFGEYAGWAQNVLFIGQLPAKKLVATEVTSDTAKPTKRKRAKKMVEIQA